The Leishmania donovani BPK282A1 complete genome, chromosome 10 genomic interval GAGCCGCCGTGCGCGTTCGTCAGGCTCGAGTGGAACATGACCCGATCCCCAGCCTTCAGCCCCGTCACCTTTCCGCCGACACTCTCCActtcaccggcgccgtcgacgccgacCACATACGGGTATGGGTAGTTCGGCGGCTTGTGGTGCATCCCTTTGAACCCCTTGAGAGCGCTGCCTGCAACGCCAGGGCCAGAGCCGGAGGCGGGGAACATGACTCGCTTCCAGTCAACTGGGTTGATGCTGGCTGCGTACACTCTTACGCGGATCTGTGTAGGgcccggcgccggcaccgtcacATCTGACAGCCTCACCGCGTCTGTCGACCACTGCAAGGCTGGCTTCTCCACAGACCAGCCCTTGCACTTCACCGGTGCCACTTGTTTGCCCGCCTGCCCGCTCATCCTGTGATGGTATTGCcgtttgcttttttttgggggggaggaaggagtTGTGGTGAGCTGCACTgtcgcttgtgtgtgcgtgtgttttcATTCACCAGATAGCGGCCATGAATGTGATGCGGTGACGGCCGTGGTGACAAGAGCTTGAGaagccacgcacacaaaagAGGCGCTGTATGCACACGGTTTGcttgctctctcgcttgACCACCTCACTTCGGACTACAAGtggcaagagggagagagagaggagtcgatgtgtgcgtgctcatACAGACACCGAGGGCGGCAATGAGTAGGATGGGTGGCCTACAAGTGCTTGAGTGAAGGGTGCTCCTTTCATCGCCTTCTCAGTGTAGGGTCCGCCCAGAACCGCTTGCGTGGGATGGCGGTcggcctccctctctcagcaccatcaccaccgccagaatatatatatatatacttcCGATACGCAGCCATCCAAACGAGGCCGggctccccccccccccaacaaCAGACGGCGTTGTCACAACGGCAAATCGAGATGGTGCCCACGACATTTGCTGTGCGTAGAGATGGTAGTGCAACACGACAACACAGAAGTCAAGAAAGGGTCAGAAGTACGCCGCAGCGAGTATAGTGCTCGCTTactccccacacacacaaacacaccaCACCCCCGCACTCACAGCAAGAtgaaagaaggagagacacacgcggTACTGGCGCGCACTCTCACAGACGTGCCGCCCTATCTGCCACAGGCCCGACCCTGCGCTTTTGAGTCGCAGCGAGGAGGTAAAATGAGATGAGGTCGTAATACTACCCCGCTTCCCTTGATGCCGCATCagaggctgccgcggctgctgctgcgccggcggccttTTGTGTCTCCTCTAGCTGATATTGACGCTGAGCCTTTTCGTACAACTGAACAtgtcggcggcgcaggcgctcttCTTTGTCCTCGTTCGTGTGAAAGTTGGTCAGCACGATCTTGCCGCGCCCGTGGCCTAATGCCACCACGTCCAGCGCATCCGCTGCTTGAACAAAGGGCACCTGCTCCGCATTCACGCTAAAGGCACCTTGAATGTAGAGCTGCATGACCAATTCACCCAaaggctgcagctgcgtccGTGCCAGCGGGTCTTGATGCTGCATGCCAAGGCACACATAGTGCACCGACAGTTGTCGGCGAAACACCATGTCACTTCTCGGGGAGAGCAAACCCGTCAAGACGCAGAGCGCGCCGCCGAATCGCACCGTCTCGGagtgcgcctctgccataGACGCACCAGCGCACTCGAGCAGGTAGTCCACCCCGTAGTTGTCTGTGTACGTCAGAATCTCCTTCACGACATCCGCGCGAGTATAGTCGACGACGTAGTCCGCGCCGAGGCTTTGGACATAGCGCATGTTCGGCGTCGAGCAGCTTGCAATCACATAAAGCCCAAAGTAGTGAGCCAGTTGCACCGCGGCTgagccgacgccgcctgAGGCGCCGCTAATGAAGATGGCGCGCTGCGTCTCTATCCTCAACTTGTCGAAAAGCGCGATATAcgctgtggcggcagcggccggcaacgacgccgcctcTACAAAGTCGATGAGGCGGCCGGGCACTAGTCCATCGGtagagggtggtggtgcgcatACCACCTCCGGCAGCTTCCACAGAACGTCACTATCCACCACGGCATACTGGCAAaaggtgccgccgcttccctGCGTGAAATCAGCCAAGAAGGCAACACGGTCACCCACTCGGATGTCCCTGGCGTTGGCAGAGGCCGGTGCCCCTGCAGagccgtctctctcgccgctTGAGGCGGCAGCCCACCCGACACTCTCCACAACACCAGCGCCCTCGATGCCGACCACGTACGGGAACTTAAACGGGGGTCTCGGGTGAcggctcgcgcagcggcttTTGCCGCTGGTGCCAACTTCAGGGAAGCTGGTCAGCACAGCGGTACGGTGGGCATCAACGGGGTTGACGCCGGCAGCGTAGATTTTCACGCGCACCTGGCACGGCTGCGGGACCGGGACCTCAATTTCAGACGAGTACACCACATTTCGCCGCGACCACGAGCGGTTGCCGTGTGGTGCTATCCATCCAGCGCACAAAATCGGCTTTCCAGATGTCTCAGAAAAGTCCAGGTTCGAAGGCTTTAGAGATGGAACAGGGACAGCAGGGAGGACGTAGAAGGGCGGAGGCACTGGCGCCGAACTTATGTTCGACGAGTTCTTGTGCCCCATGATGTGCCGCGGATCACCGTGGTACGCCCGTCTATGTGGGCACAGACAGTTGTGCGGTAATAAAAGAATAAATGCGAAGGTGGCAGCGTCCGCAAGGAGACGCGAGACTGCCGTGGGAAAAGACGAAGGGGGAcacggaggggggggggggtagcaCAGTGCCAAACCGGACAAAAATAAAGCGAAATCGATCTGTTTCAGCGCCTGTTGCTTCTGTGCGTTTCGTTTCTGTTTTTGTGATGTTTTTCCTCGTTCTCCTTTGATGGGTTTCGTTGCTTCTTCTGCTGGCGTGTGCGGAAGGATGAGGGACGCAGCAATTCAATGAAGCAAAACAAACAGGAACGCAAACCGAGGgacaaaaggaaaagggtGAGCCGTCTGGCCCtcagagaaagaaaaagaaaaagaatCACCCTGTGCGTTGTGTGGAAGTGTGTGCGGTGTTGAGGTTTGAAGCATGGCagcaaaaagagagaggagagagagcactGAAGCAGGAACGGGACGGGATCGATGCGCAGCGAAGATCTAAAGAAGTGCAGCGTTTCTGCTCTCCGCATCAGCAGTGCAGTGCGACAAC includes:
- a CDS encoding zinc-binding dehydrogenase-like protein, giving the protein MGHKNSSNISSAPVPPPFYVLPAVPVPSLKPSNLDFSETSGKPILCAGWIAPHGNRSWSRRNVVYSSEIEVPVPQPCQVRVKIYAAGVNPVDAHRTAVLTSFPEVGTSGKSRCASRHPRPPFKFPYVVGIEGAGVVESVGWAAASSGERDGSAGAPASANARDIRVGDRVAFLADFTQGSGGTFCQYAVVDSDVLWKLPEVVCAPPPSTDGLVPGRLIDFVEAASLPAAAATAYIALFDKLRIETQRAIFISGASGGVGSAAVQLAHYFGLYVIASCSTPNMRYVQSLGADYVVDYTRADVVKEILTYTDNYGVDYLLECAGASMAEAHSETVRFGGALCVLTGLLSPRSDMVFRRQLSVHYVCLGMQHQDPLARTQLQPLGELVMQLYIQGAFSVNAEQVPFVQAADALDVVALGHGRGKIVLTNFHTNEDKEERLRRRHVQLYEKAQRQYQLEETQKAAGAAAAAAASDAASREAG